A window from Variovorax sp. PBL-E5 encodes these proteins:
- a CDS encoding ABC transporter permease, whose protein sequence is MKLPRMLRQLMQRRIVMVSAVVLLIIAVLAIGAPWFASADPNDTAVLERLKPPSAEHLLGTDELGRDMYARIIHGARYSLAIAALTALGSVIAGTALGLIAGFFRRLDAPLMRVVDAMMSFPDILLAIALVAILGASLGNVVLALVLVYTPRVARVVRASTLVVRELLFVEAVRALGVRTSRILWRHILPNLMSPILVQVSFIFAYAILAEAGLSFLGVGVPPEIPTWGTMVAGSQQYADRAFWVVLFPGVAIILTALSLQLLGDGVRDLLDPKLKKAA, encoded by the coding sequence ATGAAGCTTCCGAGAATGCTGCGCCAGCTGATGCAACGCCGCATCGTCATGGTGTCGGCCGTGGTGCTGCTGATCATTGCGGTGCTGGCGATCGGCGCGCCGTGGTTCGCCTCGGCGGACCCCAACGACACGGCCGTGCTCGAACGTCTCAAGCCGCCCAGTGCCGAACATCTGCTGGGCACCGACGAACTGGGCCGCGACATGTATGCGCGCATCATCCATGGCGCGCGCTACTCGCTGGCGATCGCGGCGCTGACGGCGCTGGGTTCGGTGATCGCCGGCACCGCGCTCGGGCTCATTGCGGGCTTCTTCCGTCGGCTCGATGCGCCGCTGATGCGCGTGGTCGACGCCATGATGTCCTTCCCCGACATCCTGCTGGCGATCGCGCTGGTGGCGATCCTCGGCGCCTCGCTGGGCAACGTGGTGCTGGCGCTGGTGCTGGTCTACACGCCGCGCGTGGCGCGCGTGGTGCGCGCCTCGACGCTGGTGGTGCGCGAGCTGCTGTTCGTAGAGGCGGTGCGTGCGCTCGGCGTGCGCACCTCGCGCATCCTGTGGCGCCACATCCTGCCGAACCTGATGTCGCCGATCCTGGTGCAGGTGTCCTTCATCTTTGCGTATGCGATCCTGGCGGAGGCGGGGCTGTCCTTCCTCGGCGTCGGCGTGCCGCCCGAGATTCCGACCTGGGGCACCATGGTCGCGGGCAGCCAGCAGTATGCGGACCGGGCCTTTTGGGTCGTGCTGTTCCCGGGGGTGGCGATCATCCTGACCGCGCTGTCGTTGCAGCTGCTCGGCGATGGCGTGCGCGACTTGCTCGACCCCAAACTCAAGAAAGCCGCGTGA
- a CDS encoding ABC transporter ATP-binding protein → MTNTLSRLAVRNLGTSFPTEGGLVRSVAEVSFSILPGKTTALVGESGSGKSVTSLTLMRLLPKTANAQVTGETAFATRDGRTVDLLTLGDRDMRRLRGNELAMIFQEPMTSLNPVFTIGEQIAESVRLHKGLDRKAALAHALRMLELVEIPAAARRLHEYPHQLSGGMRQRVMIALAMACDPTLLIADEPTTALDVTIQAQILQLMRRLQAETGMSILFITHNLGVVAHHADDVVVMYAGRVVERAPVRPLFAAPEHPYTQGLLACLPGKAHLRGQPRPKRLFAIRGQVSSPLAPPPGCAFEPRCDQAIPACREAIPPLIDTQADRQARCIRVPAAATLARAA, encoded by the coding sequence ATGACGAACACCCTTTCACGCCTCGCGGTTCGCAACCTCGGCACCTCGTTCCCGACCGAAGGAGGCCTCGTGCGCTCGGTGGCCGAGGTCAGCTTCTCGATCCTGCCGGGCAAGACCACCGCGCTGGTCGGCGAATCGGGTTCGGGCAAGTCGGTCACCAGCCTGACGCTGATGCGCCTGTTGCCCAAGACCGCCAACGCGCAGGTCACCGGCGAGACCGCTTTCGCGACGCGTGACGGCCGCACGGTCGACCTGCTGACGCTCGGCGACCGCGACATGCGGCGCCTGCGCGGCAACGAGCTCGCGATGATCTTCCAGGAGCCGATGACCAGCCTCAACCCGGTGTTCACCATCGGCGAGCAGATCGCCGAGAGCGTGCGCCTGCACAAGGGCCTGGACCGCAAGGCGGCGCTCGCGCATGCGCTGCGCATGCTCGAACTGGTCGAGATCCCGGCCGCGGCGCGGCGCCTGCACGAGTACCCGCATCAGCTCTCGGGTGGCATGCGGCAGCGCGTGATGATCGCGCTGGCGATGGCCTGCGATCCGACACTGCTGATCGCCGACGAGCCGACCACCGCGCTCGATGTCACGATCCAGGCGCAGATCCTTCAGCTGATGCGCCGGCTGCAGGCCGAGACCGGCATGAGCATCCTCTTCATCACGCACAACCTCGGCGTGGTTGCGCACCATGCCGACGACGTGGTGGTGATGTACGCGGGGCGCGTGGTCGAGCGCGCGCCGGTGCGGCCGCTGTTCGCCGCGCCCGAGCATCCGTACACGCAGGGCCTGCTCGCATGCCTGCCGGGCAAGGCCCATCTGCGCGGCCAGCCGAGGCCGAAGCGCCTGTTCGCGATCCGAGGCCAGGTGTCGAGCCCGCTCGCGCCGCCGCCGGGCTGTGCCTTCGAGCCGCGCTGCGACCAGGCGATCCCGGCCTGCCGCGAAGCGATACCGCCGCTGATCGACACGCAGGCCGACCGGCAGGCGCGCTGCATCCGCGTGCCCGCTGCAGCCACGCTGGCGCGCGCCGCATGA
- a CDS encoding RidA family protein — MPLEYLGTSPTASDRQVRPFSPAVRAGDFIYVSGQVPAGADGEIVTGGIEAQTRQVMENLKSVLALAGAGFDDVCKTTVWLQDARDFGAFNRVYMGYFGNGRPARSTTEARLMVDAKVEIDVVAYKPT; from the coding sequence ATGCCTCTCGAGTACCTCGGCACCTCGCCCACCGCCTCGGACCGCCAGGTCCGTCCCTTCTCGCCGGCCGTGCGCGCGGGCGATTTCATCTATGTGTCGGGCCAGGTGCCGGCCGGCGCGGACGGCGAGATCGTCACCGGCGGCATCGAGGCGCAGACGCGCCAGGTGATGGAGAACCTGAAGTCGGTGCTCGCGCTGGCCGGCGCGGGTTTCGACGATGTCTGCAAGACCACCGTGTGGCTGCAGGACGCGCGCGACTTCGGTGCCTTCAACCGCGTCTACATGGGCTACTTCGGCAACGGCCGCCCGGCCCGCTCGACCACCGAGGCGCGGCTGATGGTCGATGCCAAGGTCGAGATCGACGTGGTGGCCTACAAGCCGACGTGA
- a CDS encoding ABC transporter substrate-binding protein, translating to MPHDAFLPGLCASLSKRSLLGAGLLALLCAVAPAQAQAPRNYATLAMVAEPQTLDPMASTADLVGTIMQHVYETLYTFDGKWNVVPMLAESMPKISADGKTYAITLRKGVMLHNGRELNADDVVASLQRWIEQSPRGKAVGKEIDSLKAKGPLNVELVLKEPYAPLLAQLALPSGMAAIMAKESIAQPLTNFVGTGPYKFKERKPDQYVLLTRFDKYSARKEPASGYGGKREAAIEELRFVPVPNASTRVEGALAGQYDYADLLPVEALPRLEKSGGKTVPIMTPAFGFPYLVFNTKEGVAASQPIRQAIQTALGEGEMLAAGFGDNRFFVAEGNHFPKGSPFYSTAGTELYNQRNAPKAKEMAAKAGYKGEPIRVLTSRQYDFHYNMALLMAEQLKRAGFKVQLDVVDWATLVQRRNDPKLWDIYVTHSGQFPEPMLSPPQLGDDAPGWWNTPAKKAALQAFNLESDPAKRGALWGKVQQAVYDEVPYVNVGKFNGLSAKSPALDNYQPATWPFFWNARIK from the coding sequence ATGCCTCACGACGCTTTTCTTCCGGGCCTCTGCGCCTCCCTCTCGAAGCGCAGCCTGCTCGGCGCCGGCCTGCTCGCATTGCTGTGCGCGGTGGCGCCCGCGCAGGCCCAGGCGCCGCGCAACTACGCGACGCTCGCGATGGTCGCCGAGCCGCAGACGCTGGACCCGATGGCGTCCACCGCCGACCTCGTCGGCACGATCATGCAGCACGTCTACGAGACGCTCTACACCTTCGACGGCAAGTGGAACGTGGTGCCGATGCTCGCAGAGTCGATGCCGAAGATCTCGGCCGACGGCAAGACCTACGCGATCACCCTGCGCAAGGGCGTGATGCTGCACAACGGCCGCGAACTCAACGCCGACGACGTGGTCGCGAGCCTGCAGCGCTGGATCGAGCAGTCGCCGCGCGGCAAGGCCGTCGGCAAGGAGATCGACAGCCTCAAGGCCAAGGGGCCGCTCAATGTCGAACTGGTGCTGAAGGAGCCCTATGCACCGCTGCTCGCGCAGCTCGCACTGCCGAGCGGCATGGCGGCGATCATGGCCAAGGAGTCGATCGCGCAGCCGCTGACGAACTTCGTCGGCACCGGCCCCTACAAGTTCAAGGAACGCAAGCCCGACCAGTACGTGCTGCTCACGCGCTTCGACAAGTACAGCGCGCGCAAGGAGCCCGCCAGCGGCTACGGCGGCAAGCGCGAGGCGGCCATCGAAGAGCTGCGCTTCGTGCCGGTGCCCAATGCGAGCACGCGTGTCGAGGGCGCGCTGGCCGGCCAGTACGACTATGCCGACCTGCTGCCGGTGGAAGCGCTGCCGCGGCTCGAGAAATCCGGCGGCAAGACGGTGCCGATCATGACGCCGGCCTTCGGCTTTCCCTACCTCGTGTTCAACACCAAGGAAGGCGTGGCCGCGAGCCAGCCGATCCGGCAGGCGATCCAGACCGCATTGGGCGAGGGCGAGATGCTGGCCGCCGGCTTTGGCGACAACCGCTTCTTCGTCGCCGAGGGCAACCACTTCCCGAAGGGCTCGCCTTTCTATTCGACCGCCGGTACCGAGCTCTACAACCAGCGCAACGCGCCCAAGGCCAAGGAGATGGCGGCCAAGGCCGGCTACAAGGGCGAACCGATCCGCGTGCTGACCAGCCGCCAGTACGACTTCCACTACAACATGGCGCTCCTGATGGCCGAGCAGCTCAAGCGCGCCGGCTTCAAGGTCCAACTGGACGTGGTCGACTGGGCCACGCTGGTACAGCGCCGCAACGATCCGAAGCTGTGGGACATCTACGTCACGCATTCGGGCCAGTTCCCGGAGCCGATGCTGTCGCCGCCGCAACTGGGCGACGATGCGCCGGGCTGGTGGAACACGCCGGCCAAGAAGGCCGCGCTGCAGGCCTTCAACCTCGAAAGCGACCCGGCCAAGCGCGGGGCGCTGTGGGGCAAGGTGCAGCAGGCCGTGTATGACGAAGTGCCGTATGTGAACGTGGGCAAGTTCAATGGGCTGTCGGCGAAGAGCCCGGCACTCGACAACTACCAGCCGGCCACCTGGCCCTTCTTCTGGAACGCACGCATCAAGTAA
- a CDS encoding amino acid deaminase: MTMEHDNLIDPVFDTGFKGYPRTQAPRRRSEIGAAGWNVLAGDLPLPLALLKREALEHNLAWMQARVRQWGIDIAPHGKTTMSPQLFRRQLDTGAWGLTFATVTQLAVGVAAGARRTLIANQVVSDEDLAGIQLLLRAHEGLRIVFLVDSPAQLALIEGWAARHADSRPFEVMLEIGVAGARTGCRTHEEAIALATAVHASAAVRLAGIECYEGQGATGESRPDTDYTNTLMDRVEAVARHCEAHGLFEGSEVLVSAGGSALYDLVAARLKPALGLPVRGLLRSGCYVTHDHGTYQRLQVSIDARLGCAAGESLRPAMEVWATVQSCPEPFLAIVAMGKRDVSFDLSMPVPIARAARGARAASVVPASWEITALNDQHGYLRWDAADDALAPVVGERVGFGISHPCTTFDKWHWMPIVEDDYRVSDAVSMHF; encoded by the coding sequence ATGACCATGGAACACGACAACCTCATCGATCCGGTGTTCGACACCGGCTTCAAGGGCTACCCGCGCACGCAGGCGCCGCGCCGGCGCAGCGAGATCGGCGCCGCCGGATGGAACGTGCTGGCCGGCGACCTGCCGCTGCCGCTCGCATTGCTCAAGCGCGAGGCGCTGGAACACAACCTCGCGTGGATGCAGGCGCGCGTGCGGCAATGGGGCATCGACATCGCGCCGCACGGCAAGACCACGATGTCGCCGCAGCTCTTCAGGCGCCAGCTCGATACCGGCGCCTGGGGCCTGACCTTCGCGACGGTCACGCAGCTCGCGGTCGGCGTCGCCGCCGGCGCTCGCCGCACGCTGATCGCCAACCAGGTGGTGAGCGACGAGGACCTGGCCGGCATCCAGCTGCTGCTGCGCGCGCACGAGGGACTGCGCATCGTGTTCCTGGTCGACTCGCCGGCGCAGCTCGCGCTGATCGAGGGCTGGGCTGCGCGCCATGCGGACAGCCGTCCGTTCGAGGTGATGCTGGAGATCGGCGTCGCGGGCGCGCGCACCGGCTGCCGCACGCACGAGGAAGCGATCGCGCTCGCCACCGCGGTGCATGCCAGCGCGGCGGTCCGGCTGGCCGGCATCGAATGCTACGAAGGGCAGGGCGCGACCGGCGAGAGCCGCCCCGACACCGACTACACGAACACGCTGATGGACCGCGTGGAAGCCGTCGCGCGCCACTGCGAGGCACACGGCCTTTTCGAAGGCAGCGAGGTGCTGGTGTCGGCCGGCGGCTCGGCGCTGTACGACCTGGTCGCGGCGCGCCTGAAGCCGGCGCTCGGCCTGCCGGTGCGCGGCCTGCTGCGCTCGGGCTGCTACGTGACGCACGACCATGGCACCTACCAGCGGCTGCAGGTATCGATCGATGCGCGCCTGGGCTGCGCGGCCGGCGAAAGCCTGCGCCCCGCGATGGAAGTCTGGGCCACGGTGCAGTCCTGTCCCGAGCCGTTTCTGGCGATCGTCGCCATGGGCAAGCGCGACGTCTCCTTCGACCTCTCGATGCCGGTGCCGATCGCACGCGCGGCGCGCGGCGCGCGCGCCGCCTCGGTGGTGCCGGCGAGCTGGGAGATCACGGCCTTGAACGACCAGCACGGCTACCTGCGCTGGGACGCGGCCGACGATGCGCTGGCACCGGTGGTCGGCGAGCGTGTGGGCTTCGGCATCTCGCACCCGTGCACCACCTTCGACAAGTGGCACTGGATGCCGATCGTCGAGGACGACTACCGCGTGAGCGACGCGGTGTCGATGCATTTCTGA
- a CDS encoding ABC transporter ATP-binding protein produces the protein MQTVPLIEVRGLKKYFGSGERPVRAVDDVSFAIRAGETLGLVGESGSGKSTIGRTLLRLVERTEGEVLYRGDDIGRLSGGQMRKLRSKLQIIFQDPYASLNPKMRISAILGEALSTHGLAKGRGARERRIAELLETVGLRAEHASRFPHEFSGGQRQRIGVARALAVEPEFIVADEPLSALDVSIQSQVINLLADLRERLSLTMLFISHDLDVVEYLCDRVVVLYLGKVMEVASTAELFERPLHPYTQALLAASPKPDPLLPNDHVALKGDIPSPMAPPSGCVFRTRCPHAIEACAQTVPPLDELAPGHFSACIRKDLIQIAST, from the coding sequence ATGCAGACCGTTCCGCTGATCGAGGTCCGAGGCCTCAAGAAATACTTCGGCAGCGGCGAGCGCCCGGTGCGCGCCGTCGACGATGTCTCGTTCGCGATCCGTGCCGGCGAGACGCTCGGCCTGGTCGGCGAATCGGGCTCGGGCAAGAGCACCATCGGCCGCACGCTGCTGCGCCTGGTCGAGCGCACCGAGGGTGAAGTGCTGTATCGCGGCGACGACATCGGCAGGCTCTCGGGCGGCCAGATGCGCAAGCTGCGCAGCAAGCTGCAGATCATCTTCCAGGATCCGTATGCGAGCCTGAATCCCAAGATGCGCATCAGTGCGATCCTCGGCGAGGCGCTGTCCACGCACGGCCTGGCCAAGGGGCGGGGCGCGCGCGAACGCCGCATCGCCGAGCTGCTCGAGACCGTCGGCCTGCGCGCCGAGCATGCGAGCCGCTTTCCGCACGAGTTCTCGGGTGGCCAGCGGCAGCGCATCGGCGTCGCGCGCGCGCTCGCGGTCGAGCCCGAGTTCATCGTCGCCGACGAGCCGCTGTCGGCGCTCGATGTCTCGATCCAGTCGCAGGTCATCAACCTGCTGGCCGACCTGCGCGAGCGCCTGTCGCTCACCATGCTCTTCATCTCGCACGACCTCGACGTGGTCGAATACCTGTGCGACCGCGTGGTGGTGCTGTACCTCGGCAAGGTGATGGAAGTGGCGAGCACGGCCGAGCTGTTCGAGCGCCCGCTGCATCCCTACACGCAGGCACTGCTGGCCGCGAGCCCGAAGCCCGATCCGCTGCTGCCCAACGACCATGTCGCATTGAAGGGAGACATCCCGAGCCCGATGGCGCCGCCCTCGGGCTGCGTCTTCCGCACCCGCTGCCCGCATGCCATCGAAGCCTGCGCGCAAACCGTGCCGCCGCTCGACGAGCTGGCGCCTGGCCATTTTTCCGCCTGCATCCGCAAGGACCTGATTCAGATCGCATCGACATGA